The genomic stretch GCCGactcagcatgttgaatcggcggcagaGCCCGATgatgagagaaatcactctgattggctgttcagatTAAAAGAACCAGTGCACGAGAGGAGAAACGGATGTGAtgaaagcaagcaaacaagtaaagtcaagaggaaaaacacaactcttctcatctttcatcttcatctcatctgatcgttccaatacacggatattttcacaacgacatctggaatgaagctaagtggtgagtgagagtggtgtgaaaatggtcgtcatgtacgtatcataacaacggctcgTATATACGCCTTCctctgtcttctggtttccatttttgaatgacaaatacagacgatcgccgcctgctggtgtggagagttatttcatctcacgcaggcgcaggatgtatgtggtagttggccgtcggctgtagtctttgcggtgtgttcaagtgcaactttttcgggcaacgtgaggcgacgcaacaggcggtcTTTGTCTCtactagttctctgatgtcggtttggtgtgtctgggccttaacagAAGAGGAAAtcacaaacaaatacatattatattaaacacagttatgattatttatttacactttgctctttttttcttgtaaattactGAATAATTTTAATTCTTCGAGACTAAAAAATAGGGAACTGCTTGCAACTGCAAGACTTACTGTATACAACCTATGATGAGGAGTTGCAGGTAGACATTGTTTTAGTTAAAGGGGTCACAAACCAAAAAGTGTGAACCACTACAATAACTCCAAATGCAGTCAATCATCATTTTTAAATAGACATACAATTAGTAAGTAGTATGGAGCAGATCAGTACAACTATTGACTGTTTGGCCACCGGCAGTTTGCTCTCCCAGATGTTTTCCAGCTGTGACAGAAGATAAAGCCTAAAAAGCTGAGTTGAACATCCAGGTCGATGTGTGGTTAAGCATGGCAGCAAGCAGGCGGTAAGAGTACAGGACAGACAAGTGGGGAAATGAGGTGTAATATGATGTGAGAGAGTCATAAAAGTAATAGcctggagtaaaaaaaaaaacaggacagcAGAAATTGGGAATTCCTTGTCTTGTGtgcataaatacacaaactgCACACTCACCAGCCTTGGTTCACTGAGTTCACTGTGTTTAGCAGTCTGGAGAGCGGTGGATGCAGTCTCTCTCTTACCAAATCATTCCTCTGTACTCAATACAAAAAGAGAGTGATTAATTAGTACGGCCCGCAGCTATAAAGGCTCCAAATACAGTAAGTTATCATCAGCGGTCCCGGGGGTGTCTCTTAGGGTCAACACAGACCACAGTTTCCATCGGAGTTATGTGCCCACATACATCTAATGCCATCCAAAACTCTAGGGGCTAAACTTAATTTGTGGGTGGCCGTGGCAACTCATATCTTTGATTGAAGGAGTAATCGGCGGCGGTGGTGAAGTTCAGTCATTTAACATTCTGATCAGCCTCACGGAGAAATCTGGCGGTCGCCATCTAATAGCAGCACAGATCAGATGGGATGAAAGTGTGGTCATTATTTTTAAGGAGCAGTTTCAGTGTGACAGCTGTGAACCCCCTCTACTGGATCGCTGGAGAAATACTGCTGTGATTTCCCTCATGTTTGTAATCTGAATATAAGGGACATTCAGAAAAGTATTCTTAATCCGTGGCTAAAAGTCGCCCCAATTTTAGTCACCTGAGAGAagataagagagagaaagacggcCTCCTTTAACCCACAAACTAATCATTTGATAATTCATCACCTGTCCGATAAAGACGATTGGTGGTTTATGGCGTAATTAGGCAGAAGCAGAGAAGGCAGGCCATGACATCCTTCATAATTAGTGGACAGAGGTCCTTAAATGACAATGAGTAATATGCCGGAGAAGATATGTGGATGCTATCTTGGCACTGTTATGATCTGTAGCAGGAAGTCTCCGCATCAGAAAACAGCTCTTTATAATTGCAACTATTACCAATACTGATGGTGCTGTTATTTCTTATAATCACACTAATAATGAGCTGTGCATATAAATTACGATTATACTGATGTCAAGGTTGTGTGTTCGCCATTAATTCAACTACTGTGCAGTGCCCATTGCTTGGCCTATGGGGCAGACTTCACCATTAGGCGATGTTGGCAACTCCCCAGTGCCCCCAGCTAAAGGCCCCTCACAGCTAAAGATTTATTTCGACATTTATATACAtgtttacaattaatttttaatagttttacatcacaaaaaaagatttaagtagcctacttcttctaccactgaCAATACCAACAATCCCAACCAGCAAACATGTGACGTCAGGAAGACGTTCAGatcatgtctgtataacgttcgTCAGTCCAGACCCACTTTTATACGTCTGGTGGACGTGCAAGTTGGGTTCAATGTTTGAACGTGTGGTTAGGGGGCCTTGTTGGACGTCTGTGGACGTGCAAAATGGGTTCACTATCTAGACGTCTGACTAGGACCCCTTTTGGACGCAACTAAGGTTGACATCAATAGTTGAACGTTAAAAAGACGTTTAAAAAAGACGTCGCAAAAACTTTAATTCTGGCTCCTCAATTGGATGTCTTTTGGACGTGTCTTTGCTCAGTGGGCAGTAAAACAAAGGGTGAAAAATAAAGTAAGACAACGTTTACCTGTGGCCCCCAAATCACTAAATCCACCCTGACAGGTGGAGGTGACTCCTAGTCAGAAACATCTgtgatataaatacatttaacagCCATAATTCCCCAATAGGTgttgctttgacataaccactgctgttataaagtagagcatggatttaatttaCGGAGGTAGCCTGTTTTGCTGGCGGTAACATTATTAGTGTTATAAGTTCAAGTCATACAAACAGGAAGTAGTCTTACTCATGggggaaaacaaaacacagccaTGTTGGTTTACTCACAGTCTGAACCAGCGATGAAACACACTAGTTTGATTCTGATTCCAGTTATCTGCTCGTGTTGACGAAGAAGAGTTCAGTTGTAACATTAGTTTATCCAGCATCCAACAGTAAAAGTGAAAAGCCGGCTGTGGACCCGACATGCTGGATTCAGTCTGCAGAACCCGGATACTGCACATCCGCAGTGTGCTTGAAGTAGATTGGATGATTGTAGATTGGATGCGTTATATGCGTGGGACACACGCACAggcagtgttgccagatcagatTGACAGTCTCCAGCCGCTCATCGGCTGATgagatttacataattaatttgattattatctgagtaaaatattatatacataaaatgatatggcttaaaatAATACCCtccttttaattttaaaatactgattttaaaacatatttgaccaTGATTGAtgacttaaaactcaaaaattcttAATTGACTAAAACTATCCTACTAtatgcagcccaacaggcaacaacagctgtcagtgtgtcagtgtgctgacttgactatgacttgccccaaactgcatgtgattatcataaagtaggcatgtctataaaggggagactcgtgggtatccatagaacccattttcattcacatatcttgaggtcagaggtcaagggacccctttgaaaatggccatgacagtttttcctcaccaaattgCAATTAAAGAAGGCGTTAATTTCTTTCCCAATAATTTAGAAAATACTTAACTTGAATATGATATATAACAACACTGAAGCAATTCCTTTGCAGAGTAAAGCTCCCAGTCTTGTGCTGAATCATATTTGGTGAACAGTAGATGGCAGCAACAATACCCACAAGCCTTTTAGAGTCTCTCTACCAGGAATccagaagaggaagaaggaggaggagtaggaggaggaagaagaagaagaaggtgtgTTTCTGAAAAGGGTGTTGCTATACTGTTGGAGTGTAGGAGGCAACTCCCGGACACAGATTCATATGTTGTGAGCTGAGAGCCAAACCGGGTTTACTACATTGCTCAGGTTTGTTAACTTTGATTTCAGAAATGTTCATTTATGGTGTTTTACAGTACAGCTGTTTAGTTAAGGCTTGTCTTCTGTTACAGTCACTGTTGCTCACTTGAATCCTTGAGTCTAAACTTTGattttaaaagaagaaatgcACCAACTAGCTGTCAGGCTGACTCAGTTTTCTTCATGTCCTGCTGTCTGCGTAGATGCCAAAGGAGatgcagcacagcagcagcaacaacggTGTGACTGACCTCCAGCAGCTGTGGGGACGTTGGAACACAATGTTGAACAGCTTTTATGATGACCCCAAGGTAACACAAAACTAAACACCTGCATCTGTcaaaaaatatgtttgcttttcCATAAGCAAATCTGTAAATGACAGCTGCTTTATGTCTTTCTCTGTTTAACAGGTAGCACAGGTGATGAGCACCAGAATGGGGCAGTACCTGAGCAGCCACCCTTTCCTCGCCCTCACATTGTTGGTGTTCGGCTTCATGTCTGCAATCCCTGTCGGACTTTTCCTCTCTTTTGCTCTTGTGACCTTTATTATGTCGGCAGTAGGTTTGGTTTTCTTTGAAGGTAAGTGTAATCATGTCAAAAACATGTTTCCTATCTCCTAAAAGCTGAAATGAACTCATCTGACTGTACTTTTTATTAaccaaaaatgtgttatttctctgtgtgtgtcagtgttcctGTTGTTTGTAGGAGGGTTGACCCTGCTGAGTGTGCTCTCTGGCATCGCCCTCTTCTCTGTCATGGTTTCAGTCAtcttaaatgtgctttatatcACCATGTCCAACATCCGCATCCGCTATTACCCGCATCTGATAAAGGTAATGTACTGTAGAATCAGCAAGAGGTGTTTGGTGAATGCACACCAGGGATTCAGAGTGTATTTTTGAAAAGAAATAGATGAAAGCACACATGATTTTATTGTCTATtgtggtcatgggtttcatacactttctgtaataaaacatctaaaagcaaaaaccgtatcagatgggggaccctggggacaaaatcttatcaaatgggggtccgtggtCTAAATTGTGTCAGCTTAGAGCTTTGGGAAGCTTTGggaagtttgggaaccactggggTAATATTTACTGAAACGTCAGTGATACAATAAAATCAATGAAGTTTAGTCATCCTCTATTGTAAAACGGTAATTCATAGGcgaggcaagtttatttatgtggcacatttcatacacagagGCAGCTCAAGGTGCTTTACATCGTGAAggttaaaaaaaggttaaagaCAAGAGAAGAGAAATAAAAGTGCCTAAAACTTCTTTTAACATAAAGAAGTTTAAAAAGACACAGTTAGGAAGAATAAAAGTgtatagaataaataaataaatacaaataacatgtttaaataggcttaaataaaataataataataataataataataataataaataatagtaataataaatataattttaaaaaagcaaaataaaggtGCAATTTCAGTGCAAATCAAACAGAGTGCATTTCAATATTAAAATCTGTGACATTGTTTCcacactgtatttatttttcttctctgttGTCCTTCATTTCTACCAGCAAGGTAAAgtccaggaggaggagagtgaatATGAAACTTCAAAACTGAAGGAAACGCAGTAGCtcgattcttcttcttctctctcgaTGGTCAACTTTCACACGGAACAGCTCAAAATCACCTTAAATCATCAGCACTACTGAAGTTCGGCGGGATTCAGAGGATTCCGACCCTTGAATGCAgcttactgtactgtatgtaactgATTCTCTAAGCACAAAGACTCCCTGACGGTTACTGAATGTCTAAATGAATGTCTATTGTTACTACATATTTTTCTAGAGTCATTATCGCTATATTTGTAGACATTTTATACAAGTATAAAGCATCTACATGGATATACTAATCTTGCCTTAATAGTCATATACAAGACATTATTTTATTCTACATTTGCACTACACACAAATCTTGAAATGGCGAACAATGTTGACTCATCCAAATAAGCCATGCACtatttatattctgtttttcagCCTGTGTATGTCTGCAGATATCTGATGCACATGCCTACAAAAGAAATGCACTACCAAATAACTGTTGCATGTTTATGTTTGCTGTTACATTTTTCAAAGAGCACAATGTTGTACGTTTGTAATGCAGCTTTGAATAAATGCTCATCAGAATGAACATGTGTTGTTTGGTCTTCTGTCTAAACAGAGGTGGAAACATTTCTTGGCTTTAAAATATAATGGATCCAAAACAATGTATTGTTAGTGATAGATTATCTGTTGTTTGGCACACAccaattgatttattattattatgtagtaTAACtattatacatttttctttatGAGACAATATCCTCATGTATTACAAAGAACATGAGATGAGTTTGGTAATTAACTGTCTATCCTTAGTATGTATTTTGGTTGCAATAATCTTTATCGGAGTAAACTGAGTTTACTAAGCATATGTTCTGTGTAACGTgttatgagtaataataatatgatataatatttaatagtataacagtcacaggggacatttttctgcattgagtacttttactattaatactttaaaggtgctaaatgcaagattgggggcatttctattgcctccgtacggctctcaacatgctATTGACTGAGCCGGCGgttcgcagctaacggtgccaACAGTGCTAACAACAGCAACACCGCTAACAGAGATTATAGTGTTAATCTGgtggggaactggagggtgggtgctacgctacCGCAATGGCGccatcagctgtaaccgccgtatgagagcagtgcagagcggcgttGTGAGCTAGACAGTGGGGCACAcccacatgcacaaaaaacatgcGCGGTCGGCCCGGCTCTGTCAACAAAGTGAGGAAAatctcagattacaacacacacagagggagagtgacttcactctctgctcaggtagacattactcctctatatctttacatagcaaatagttatttgatgctattaatgctctggatatcatatagagcacctttaagtacattttcctgattatagttacatacttttacttaagtaacattttcaagcCAGGATATTTACTTATTAATTGGGTATTAATACTTCAGCctcagtaaaggatctgaatatttCCTCTACCACTGTCCACAGCgctactagtggtcaaaaactccacaatgcacctttaaaaaaaaaaaaaggtgtgggTCTCATCTGTGCTTGTATGATTTAAATAATCAAACAGCGACAACAGAGGGTGATTCTCATAAAATCTTTAATGGAGGTGAtatcatgcaaaaaaaaagacataaaaagttgaaataatcCTTTAGGAACgagtaatttgaaaaaaaatttaaaattaacATGAGGCCTTAAAATGTAATAGAAATGCACCCATTGAACACTGATCACCCCTACTCAATTATAGACCAGCACCATGTCAGATCTGTTTAATTATCCAAACTTCAGACATACAGTTAACATTTGAAATGTAACAACCAGTCAAAGTGCTGGAGGATTTACATGCCAAATATCATCATTTAGCCACTCCTTATTGCTTTACTCTTGACTTCAACCTCGAGATGACCGACATGTCACTGTTTGAAGGTGTTTGTGAGTTTGTTACGGGGTGCGATGCTAGCAGAAACAAAGTTTGTGCTCTATATACATCCAAAATGTGATGTAGCGTTGTTTAAAGATTGTGTGAAATCTACATTAAAGCTATAAAACAACTGGtgcattttattttcttaaatacAGTcagctgaggaaaaaaaaaaatatcaataaacacATGAAAGGTTTAATTCCAAGTGAGATAGCCACCATTTGAAAATACTGACGTCTATGTCCAAAAGACTGCTGGCAGTAAAGTAATTTATTTCATTGGTTACTTCTTAAACTTAAGATGAAACTACAAATTCTCTTATGAGTTCTGTTTACAAAAAGTTTCAGATTTATAGACgagttaaaatgttgttttgagCAATTTTAGAAAGCAATGTTTTTACAAAATGCACGTGTGTGTTGGCGTGAAAGTGTTGCTGTTGGCATCTTTAAATATTCCCATGAGAAGGTTCATGTATTACAGTTtatgcagacaaaaaaaagtaaaaaataaaatacggTGAGAAAGCGGACACAATCCCCATCAGGCACTCAGATACATTACCTCTTTATCTCACTCTTTAATAAGACTGTACATTTGTGCATTTCATTACCAAGTCAAACAAGGTACTTCTCAGAGTCGACCCTATTTGtgacattataaaaaaataaaaaacaagcgTATACACCTcacatgtagaaaaaaaaaagcctttccTCCTATTTGAACAGCAATGAAAAGAAGTTTAAGGCAAGATGCTGAACACAGAAATCCAAAGGTTGACCTGGCATGGTTTTTGTTCAGCTCTGGTGTTTGTTGGCATTTACCAGATCAATCAGCGATCATCAAGAAGACTAGTGTTTTTCCCCACGATAGTTGGCTCTCTGTCTCAGGCATCTTTTGCTGTAGGTCACGAGATTACATGATGTCATCTCCACACCCCCCTGAGTCTGCTGGGAGTCTCCGTCTCCTTCTGTGTGTTTTACGCCGGCAGGCTCAGCTTCTTGCCTTTCAACACTGAGGATTGAGATAGAAAGATAGACTGTCAGAAACCATCACAGGACCGGTATATGTTCATGCTGCCATAGATGATTTAAAACACTTTGATTTGATCGTTTGAAAGAGTTTCCTTTTTCAAGGAGCTTTTAATCCATTGATTTGTGTTCAGAAGTATCCCCCCCTGTGGTTGCCCCTTTCAACGAAACACTTCCAAGAAGTAGAAAGCTTGAAGAATTAAACTAAAAGACCCATGTGCACATTCCTGTTCCAACCCCATCTAAAGAAGTGTGGGGTGTTCTTGTGTGTTTgagacacattttcacacagaaGATCCAACAAAGAGACCTATTGTTCTGATTCTTCTGTGTTTGAATGGAAGGAGAAACTCAGAGGTGGAAAAGGAAACTGAAAACTCCAAATGTCTGTCTCCAAAACAATCTGCTGAGTGttttatgcatatttatttctgctgtacaacataaaacaaatggcaactgcttgtttctttaatgtgaaatttcttatgtttttttaattctgttattcttttatgtgaaatttgtaaaggccctgacacaccaagccgacgatCGGCCGTccgacagtttggggccgtcgatGAGCGTCTGTcgccctagtttttgcggtgtgtcccgcaccgtcggctctaatCTGCCcgtgtttccctttttgaatgatgaatacagactaccgccgcctgctggtgtggagagttttttcctctcacgcaggcgcagactGTACGTGCTAAcaggccgtcggctgtagtctttgcggtgtgttcaaatgcaacgtcgaccaagacaaaggcgatgtgaggcgacacaacagtcggccttcatcgccgctagttctttgatgacGGATTGgcgtgtctgggccttaagagAAATGCTAAATCTCAAGGGGAaattaaaggttaaataaaatggaaaaaaacatgtctttTCTCTAGAGTTCCTAGCCCAAAAGACTTTTGGGGAGCCAGGAGGAACGGAACTTAGATTCTAGTTTCCTTTCTCCTATTCTAATTTTATATGttcagtgttttatttattgttttaatggcCAATTTTAACATCAGGCCGAGGGACAACAGTTGAAAATCTGCCTTTTGGTTAACACTAGCACATGTGCAGTGACGTTAATCAATGTGCAGTGCCCctgagaataaataaatagtttgtgCGGTGGAAATGCAAATAAGTGTCTTGCGTTCATTTATAAAGGTTCCTGGAAAAGGTCCTGTGGTGGGAACAGGCTGCATGTAACAACCACCAAATCAATTAAGAAGTTGAAAAGTTCCTCAACTAGATATTGGCTCAAAGAAAACCACTGTATTGACgttaatatacagaaataagtGGCTCTAGTAGCAACAAATGTTGCACTAGAGTGAATAGTTGCCGTTTTGGAAGCACTGCGACGTGACTGAGGAGTGTGTTTATTGGTGAAGGAAAAGACCTTGAACTGTCTTGACTTTACTCGCAAGCGGACTGTAAGAAATAGGGGACACAATCCACAGTCCTGGTTTTGTAAGTAATGGTTTGTGAAGTTCAACCGATGctaatatgaggcttcagcagaCTGGGTTAACCAAATCAAGTGCGTACTTCCAAACTGACAATATTTTTCAGCACAAAATCCCCCTTTGTGTGTTTCCTGGGAGAGAGTTTCCTTGCAGTAATAAATGACGTAATTTTGTACTAAAAAGACCACTTGATTCATAGAATTCACACCGCTAAAGCCTCATTAGTTTCAGTTGAACCTTAGAATGAGGTTTTATAAGGAAGGACTGTGGCTCTCCTTCATCGAAGTTACTTTATCGCTACTCGATCGCGTCACGGCCAGGaggatagaaaaaaaaagtgaaccaGTCCTTTATGCTTTTTACTGTAGCTGAATAAGAAACATAATAATTGCTCATTTAGAAATATTTCATGTGTAAAACAAATGTCCttatatagtaaaaaaaataataattaataattttgttCCCCAAGTATTGCCGGATAATTACTCTCTTATTACCTTAGTTTGAGCTGTCTAATGACATAAAGCCGGAAACCCACCTTTGGTGACATAAAGGTAGAAGAAGTCACAGTAGAGGACAGTCTGGACCAAACCGGCCACGATGGCGATCAGGTCGAAGAAGCCT from Sebastes fasciatus isolate fSebFas1 chromosome 13, fSebFas1.pri, whole genome shotgun sequence encodes the following:
- the LOC141781161 gene encoding lipid droplet assembly factor 1-like: MPKEMQHSSSNNGVTDLQQLWGRWNTMLNSFYDDPKVAQVMSTRMGQYLSSHPFLALTLLVFGFMSAIPVGLFLSFALVTFIMSAVGLVFFEVFLLFVGGLTLLSVLSGIALFSVMVSVILNVLYITMSNIRIRYYPHLIKQGKVQEEESEYETSKLKETQ